From Parasphaerochaeta coccoides DSM 17374, a single genomic window includes:
- a CDS encoding restriction endonuclease subunit S: protein MVEMAELNSGFPQFRITESGDSDAPVYFFFGQPEMENDLTGVETHSGSRKQIRTFDHVGTLQSGDLIFSLICGKAAMVRCGHDGYLYTQNYVKLFPAPAIDARYLVYMLNEDANIKCQLQSGQQGSVTVRFSIRHLSNLVFPIPPPMEKQRVIGEVYFNQLRLAALKKRSPQRKPHWVLRN from the coding sequence ATGGTAGAGATGGCAGAACTGAATAGTGGGTTCCCTCAGTTCCGAATCACGGAGTCAGGGGATTCTGATGCCCCTGTGTATTTCTTCTTTGGTCAGCCAGAAATGGAAAATGATTTGACCGGAGTAGAAACCCACAGCGGTAGCAGAAAGCAGATTCGCACTTTTGATCATGTCGGTACTCTGCAAAGCGGAGATTTGATCTTCAGCCTTATCTGCGGAAAGGCCGCTATGGTGCGATGCGGTCACGATGGGTACCTGTACACACAGAACTATGTAAAGCTTTTCCCTGCTCCTGCAATTGATGCAAGATACCTCGTGTATATGCTCAATGAGGACGCGAACATCAAATGCCAATTACAAAGCGGCCAACAAGGTTCTGTGACAGTGAGATTCTCCATCAGGCACCTGAGTAATTTAGTATTTCCCATCCCTCCACCGATGGAAAAGCAGAGGGTGATTGGCGAGGTGTATTTCAACCAGCTTAGGCTGGCCGCCTTGAAAAAAAGGTCGCCACAACGGAAACCTCACTGGGTATTGAGAAACTAA